The following DNA comes from Curtobacterium sp. 9128.
CGGCGGCACGAACACGTACACGATCGGGCAGGCCATCCAGGACGCCTACTCCGGCAACCAGCAGTACAACGTCGCCGCTGCGCTGTCGACCGTGCTCATGGTCGTGCTCGGCATCATCCTGTTCATCTACGCCCGGGTCTCCGGCACCGACGACCTCGAGGACCTCGTATGACCGCCGTCGCACCGCGCCGTCACGGCGTGAACCGTCGTGGGCCCTGGCTCGCCATCGTCTACTGGGTGGTCATCGCGATCACCCTCGTGCCGATCGTCTACATGATCGCGTACTCGTTCAACGACGCCCCCACCAACCGGCTGACCTTCGCGTGGAACGGCTTCACCACGTACTGGTACGCCAACCTCGTGAACGTCTCCGGGCTCGGGTCCGCGTTCGTCACGTCGGTCGTCGTCGCGTTCCTCGCGGCGATCGTCTCGGTCGCGATCGGGCTCCCGCTCGCCCTGGCGCTCGAGCGCTACCGGTTCCCCGGGCGGGGGGCCGTCAACGCCGTCGTGTTCGCGGACATCGCGGCGCCGTCGATCGTCGTCGGGTCCGCGTCGCTGTCGTTCTTCCTGTCGATCGGGCTCGGTACCGGGTTCCTCACGGTGCTGCTCACCCACGTGGCGTTCGACGTCGCGTACGTCGTCGTCGTCCTCCGGGGGCGGATCGCCGGGACGTCGCGTGCGCTCGAGGAGGCCGCCGGCGACCTCGGCGCGACGCCGTTCCAGGCGTTCCGGCTCGTCACGCTGCCGTTGCTCGCGCCGGGGATGCTCGCCGCCGGGCTGCTGGCGCTGGCGATGTCGATCGACGACTACGTCATCACGTCGTTCGTCGCCGGACCCGCTGTCACCTTCCCGCTGTTCGTGTACGGCGCCGCGAAGGCCGGGATGCCGCCGCAGGTGCTCTGCTTCGGGACGCTGGTGTTCGCGGTGGGGCTGCTCGTCGCGTTGCTCAACGGGGCGCTCAACCGTCGCTTGTCCCGCACGCGCGGCTGACCCCACGCCGGAACGTGCCGCACCGATCGAGACCGGTGCGGCACGTCCTTGTCTCAGTCCTTCCGGACCAGGTCGACCAGGAGCCTGGCGAGGTTCACGAGCAAGCCCGCGACCCCCAACCAGAACACCCGACGCCCGGGCTTGGGATCGGTGTCGTTCGACATCGAGACCACCTCCGGTGTCAGCGCCGGCGGACACGAGGAGCGGGGACCGGGACGGGCGTGCAATCGGGCCGGGGCTCGATTACACTGGACCCGAGCGTTCAGACTCGGGAACGGATTGTGCCCGTCCTCGGCTTTCCACTCGGAGAGCAACCCGAAGCCCATCACCGTCCTACCGGTGGTGGGCTTCACGCTTGCCCCAGGACCACGACCCGGCGGTGTCGGAGTCCACACGACCAGCCTACGTGGAATGTCACCGGACACCACGGGCTCCGGACGATCTCGTAGGCTCGATCGATGGACGCCATCGAGGTCGACGAGCGCGACAGCACCTGGGAGAACCACCACCCGCACTTCCGGGTGTACGTGCAGGAGCGCTCGGGCGAGGTCTTCACCACCGAGACCACCGATCTCGCGGGTGGCGACGTGCTCCAGGCGATCGATTGGGCGCAGTGCCAGGCTGCCGCCCGCGCTGACGCCGTCTGGGCGCTCGCGCTGGTCGGCCGGGACAGCCGTGCACTCCGCGGGCTGACGTGGCTCGTCGGCATGGACGCGAACGACCCGCCGTCGGACGAGCACGAGATCGACCTGCGCCTGCGGATGGCCACCAGGGCGACCAGGCCCGTCGGCGTCCCGTCTCGCGACCAGTGGGAACCGGACCGGTCGGCCGCTGCGGTCGTGCACGCGAATCCGTGGTTCACCGTCACGGAGACGATCGACGACACGGACCGGAGCTGGTTCCGGCTCCGGTCGTCGGACAGCGTCATCGTCGCAGCCTCGGTCGGCGAGCGACTCGTCTTCGTGCACGGTGTCCGAGACACGACCGGACCAGAGCCGCGTTACGAGCTGCCGTCGGGCGCGATCGAGCCGGACGACGACTCGGCAGCGGGTGCCGCCGCTCGGGAACTCCTCGAGGAGACCGGTGCCGTCTGCGACGAACTCGTCCAGGTCGGGACGTTCGTGGCCGAACCGGGGGTGTCCGACGTCAGGACGCACGTGTTCGTCGGCACCGTCGCCGAGCACCGCGGTGCCGCACTCGAGCCCGGTGAGGACTGGACCACCGTCGAGCTCGGCCCCGACGAGGTCGACGCCGCGATCGCCGCCGGGACGATCACGGACGGTGCGACGCTCGCGGCGCTGCTGCTCGTCAGGCGGCGGTGACCAGGGCCTCCGCCCGGTCGGCCGACGCGTCGTCGCGCAACATCCGGTCGGCGGTGCGGAGGGACAGCGCCATGATCGTCAGCGCCGGGTTCGCGATGAGGGAGCTCGGGAAGACCGAGTTGTCGACGATCCACATGTTCGGCACGTCCCACGACCGGCCGGCAGCGTCCACGACGGAGCGCTCCGGGTCGGTGCCCATCCGAGCGGTCCCGACGGTGTGCGCGGTGCGGTCCAGCACCCGGACGTCGCGGCCGCCAGCAGCCTCGACGATCGACGTCATCGTCCGGACGGCGTGCCGGGTGATCGCCGCCTCGTTCGCACCGGGGGAGAACGTCACGCGGGCCTTCGGCACCCCGTTCGCGTCGACCTCGTCGGACAGCACGAGGCGGTTGTCGTCGTACGGCAGGCACTCGGCGTTGATGCCGACGCCGGCCATCTTCGGGTAGTCCCGCAGCGCCTGGACGAGCGCAGCGCCCCGCAGCCCACCGCCACGGACCAGCGAGGTGGCGAGGGTGAGCGGCTGCGCGCCGAGGCTCTGGATGAGGTAGCCACCGGCGAAGTCGGCGTCACCCGGTCGGATGAAGTCCTCGGTGATGATCGACGACGGGTACCCGCGGTAGGAGCGCATCGACTCGTCGAACGTCGCCCAGACCTGGGTGGCCCCGTGCGCGGTGAAGTTCCGGCCGACCTGGCCGCTGCTGTTCGCCAGCCCGGTGTGCAGCAGCAGTCGCGGGGTCTCGATGCCGCCGGCGGCGAGCACGAGCGATCGGGTCCGCTGCCGGTGGTCGCGGCCACCCTGTCGGTACACGACGGCCTCGACCTCGCCGCGGGCGTCGAGCTCGATGCCGTGCACGAACGAATCGGCGCGGATCTCGGCACCGAAGGCGACCGCGGCGGGCAGGTACGTGGTGTCCATCGACACCTTCGCGCCGTTCCGGCAGCCCTGGTGACAGGAACCGCAGGCGACGCACGCGTGCCGGAGGCCGTGGTGCTCCTGCATCCGGTCCTCGGTCGTCAGGCCGACGGGCGCGTCCGTCGCGGTGATCCCGACGGCAGCGGCACCGCGCATCATCATGTCCGAGGACGCGTTGCGCGCCGGCGGTCCCATCCGGTAGCGACGGGCTGGGTCCCACGGGTAGTGCGCCGGGCCCGCGACGCCGACGTCGTGCTCGGCCTGCTCGATCCAGCGAACGAGTTCGGCGTGCTCGATCGGCCAGTCCTCGCCCTCGCCGGAGTCGGTGCGGAGCCGGATGTCGTGCTCGTTCGGGCGCGGGGTGAACGCTCCCCAGTGCAGCGTCGATCCGCCGACGCCCGTCCCGCTGTTGTTCGGGCCGAACGCGGTCGGGGCGTCCCCGCCGCTGATGCGCTCGTCCATCCAGTTGATGTCACCGGGGGCCTCGACCTCGTCCGGTGTGAACCGTTCCGGGTCGGTGTTCGGGCCCGCTTCGAGCGCGACGACGCGGAGGCCCTTCCGTGCGAGGGTGGCGAGGAGCGGTGCGCCGCCCGCCCCGGTGCCGACGACGACCGCGTCGACGACCTCGTCCTCGTCGTAACGGCGCTGGTGGTCGAGTCTCATCGTGCTGCTCCCGTCGGTTCCCACGCTTCGCGCTGCCCGGCGGCGAGCAGCTGGAAGCCCTGTTTGCGGACGCCGTCGCCACCGTTGGCGAAGCCGTCGTAGTCGATATCGGCCATCGTCGCCGGGTGTGCGGCCCACTGCCTGACGAGGTCCACCGCGGCGTCCTCGGCCCATGCCCTGAGCTGCTCCGCGTCGAAGGGTCCGACCGCGGGGGTGTGTTCTCCGGCGGTCACCGCGTCGAGCACCGCGGCGAGGTGCTCGTCTCCTCGTGCGGCCTCCGGAGCGAGCGCGTCGAGTCCGGCCCGGTAGGCATCGACGTCGGCCGGCAAGCCGTCGGGCCGCCACCCGTCGCCGAGCCCCGCGGAGAGTTGCGCGTCGACCCGCAGCGCGAGGTCGATCGTCGTTGCGCCGGGCTGCGGGACGACGATCCTGGCCACCGCGCGGAGCGTGTCGAGCTGGTCGACGCTGAGCGACGCGGGGGTCGCTGCGGAGTCGTCGGGCAGGGCGCGCACGGCCAGGATGCCCCTGGTCCGCGC
Coding sequences within:
- a CDS encoding NUDIX hydrolase produces the protein MDAIEVDERDSTWENHHPHFRVYVQERSGEVFTTETTDLAGGDVLQAIDWAQCQAAARADAVWALALVGRDSRALRGLTWLVGMDANDPPSDEHEIDLRLRMATRATRPVGVPSRDQWEPDRSAAAVVHANPWFTVTETIDDTDRSWFRLRSSDSVIVAASVGERLVFVHGVRDTTGPEPRYELPSGAIEPDDDSAAGAAARELLEETGAVCDELVQVGTFVAEPGVSDVRTHVFVGTVAEHRGAALEPGEDWTTVELGPDEVDAAIAAGTITDGATLAALLLVRRR
- a CDS encoding ABC transporter permease, which codes for MTAVAPRRHGVNRRGPWLAIVYWVVIAITLVPIVYMIAYSFNDAPTNRLTFAWNGFTTYWYANLVNVSGLGSAFVTSVVVAFLAAIVSVAIGLPLALALERYRFPGRGAVNAVVFADIAAPSIVVGSASLSFFLSIGLGTGFLTVLLTHVAFDVAYVVVVLRGRIAGTSRALEEAAGDLGATPFQAFRLVTLPLLAPGMLAAGLLALAMSIDDYVITSFVAGPAVTFPLFVYGAAKAGMPPQVLCFGTLVFAVGLLVALLNGALNRRLSRTRG
- a CDS encoding GMC family oxidoreductase; the protein is MRLDHQRRYDEDEVVDAVVVGTGAGGAPLLATLARKGLRVVALEAGPNTDPERFTPDEVEAPGDINWMDERISGGDAPTAFGPNNSGTGVGGSTLHWGAFTPRPNEHDIRLRTDSGEGEDWPIEHAELVRWIEQAEHDVGVAGPAHYPWDPARRYRMGPPARNASSDMMMRGAAAVGITATDAPVGLTTEDRMQEHHGLRHACVACGSCHQGCRNGAKVSMDTTYLPAAVAFGAEIRADSFVHGIELDARGEVEAVVYRQGGRDHRQRTRSLVLAAGGIETPRLLLHTGLANSSGQVGRNFTAHGATQVWATFDESMRSYRGYPSSIITEDFIRPGDADFAGGYLIQSLGAQPLTLATSLVRGGGLRGAALVQALRDYPKMAGVGINAECLPYDDNRLVLSDEVDANGVPKARVTFSPGANEAAITRHAVRTMTSIVEAAGGRDVRVLDRTAHTVGTARMGTDPERSVVDAAGRSWDVPNMWIVDNSVFPSSLIANPALTIMALSLRTADRMLRDDASADRAEALVTAA